From the Streptomyces nodosus genome, the window GCGCCGCCGCACCGTGGGCCACATCGAGGGCCACCACACCCAGTACGGCCACATCGAGGGTGATCTGGCCGAGCACACCGTCCGTGAGCGGTCCGATCAGCTCGTACGACTGCGGGCGTGCGACCCCGCCCGTCACCACGATCTTGAACTGGGGGCGCACAGCCAGTTCATTGGCGATGTTCAGCGCATTGGTGACGACGGTCAGCGCCGGGGAGCCCGAGGTCAGGTCGTCGCGCACCGCCAGGGCGCGGGCCACCTCCGTGGTGGTGGTGCCCCCGGTCAGCCCCACCGCCTCACCGGGCGCGATCAGCCCGGCCACCGCCTCGGCGATGCGCTGCTTCTCCGAGGCGTGCCGGGCCGTCTTGTAACGCAGCGGCAGCTCGTAGGAGACGCCGTGCACCACCGCCCCGCCCCGGGTGCGCACCAGCATCTGCTGATCGGCGAGCCGGTCGAAGTCCCGGCGGATCGTCGCGGCCGACACCTCCAGCTCGGCCGCCGCCTCCTCGACGTCCAGTCGGCCCCGCTGCACGAGCAGTTCCAGCAGGGTGTTCCAGCGGGCGTCGCGCGACATCCCCACTCTCCGATCCCTTCTCCCGGCCTTCTCTCCCGATCTTCGGCGCTCGACCTTAACCCAGCCGTCTTCCGTCGCGATGCTTGATTGTGCTCGAAAGGAGGCCCTATCTTGCAGAAACACGCAATGCTGGCGGGAGGGGTGCGGTATGACGCATGTCGAGGACGAACTGAACAGCCAGCCTGAGTGCTGGAGCCGTGCCGCCGAGCGCGCTCCCGCACACCGGGATGCGCTGCCGGCGGCGGGGGAGCGGGTCGCGATCGTGGGATGCGGGACCTCGTTCTTCATGGCGCAGTCCGCCGCCGTGCTGCGCGAGGGGGCGGGCCAGGGCGAGACGGACGCCTTCGCCGCCTCCGAGTTCCCGCGGGGGCGCCGGTACGACCGGGTCGTCGCCCTCACCCGGTCCGGCACCACCACCGAGGTGCTCGATCTCCTGGGCGACCTCCGCGGCCGCACCAGGACCACCGCGATCACCGCCGATCCGGCCACCCCCGTCAGGGAGCGGGCCGACGAGGTGATCGCGCTGGATTTCGCGGACGAACGCTCCGTGGTGCAGACCCGGTTCGCCACCACCGCCCTCACCCTGCTGCGCGCCCACCTCGGCCGGCATACGGACACCGTGGTCGCCGACGCCCGTACCGCGCTCGGCACCCCGCTGCCCGAAGGGCTCGTCGACTGCGACCAGTTCACCTTTCTGGGCCGCGACTGGACCGTGGGGCTCGCCCACGAGGCCGGGCTGAAGATGCGCGAGGCCTCGCTGGCCTGGACCGAGTCCTATCCGGCGATGGAGTACCGGCACGGCCCCATCAGCATCACCACCCGTGGACGGGCGACCTGGATGCTCGGCGAGGCCCCCGAGGGGCTCACCCGGCAGGTCGGGGAGACCGGAGGGCTGTGGGTGTCCGGCGGGCTCGACCCGCTCGCCGAACTGGTCCGCGTCCAGCGGCTCGCCGTCGCCCTGGCCGCCGCCCGGGGCCTCGACCCCGACCGGCCGCGGCATCTGACCCGTTCGGTGGTGCTCGCCCCCGCCGACCAGAGCGCCCGCTGAGAGGGAGGGACCGTGCCCCTCACCCACACCGGTGAGCTGATCGCCGCCGCCGTGGCGGCACGTGGTGCCGTCGCCGCGTTCAATGTGATCACTCTCGAACATGTCGAAGCCGTGATCGCGGGCGCGGAGGCGGCCCAGGCTCCCGTCGTGCTCCA encodes:
- a CDS encoding DeoR/GlpR family DNA-binding transcription regulator, translated to MSRDARWNTLLELLVQRGRLDVEEAAAELEVSAATIRRDFDRLADQQMLVRTRGGAVVHGVSYELPLRYKTARHASEKQRIAEAVAGLIAPGEAVGLTGGTTTTEVARALAVRDDLTSGSPALTVVTNALNIANELAVRPQFKIVVTGGVARPQSYELIGPLTDGVLGQITLDVAVLGVVALDVAHGAAAHDEAEAAVNRLLCERAERVVVAADSSKLGQRAFARICGTESVDTLVTDAAAGTDTVRRFEEAGLRVIVV
- a CDS encoding SIS domain-containing protein, with translation MTHVEDELNSQPECWSRAAERAPAHRDALPAAGERVAIVGCGTSFFMAQSAAVLREGAGQGETDAFAASEFPRGRRYDRVVALTRSGTTTEVLDLLGDLRGRTRTTAITADPATPVRERADEVIALDFADERSVVQTRFATTALTLLRAHLGRHTDTVVADARTALGTPLPEGLVDCDQFTFLGRDWTVGLAHEAGLKMREASLAWTESYPAMEYRHGPISITTRGRATWMLGEAPEGLTRQVGETGGLWVSGGLDPLAELVRVQRLAVALAAARGLDPDRPRHLTRSVVLAPADQSAR